One stretch of Fusobacterium simiae DNA includes these proteins:
- a CDS encoding ABC transporter permease: MIEFFIAKKQMFERKKQSILSIVGVFIGITVLIVSLGVSNGLDKNMINSILSLTSHITVYSPENIPDYEEISKSVEEVKGVKGVVPTIETQGIIKYEGGIEPYVAGVKVVGYDLEKAIKSMNLEEYIIDGKIDLEDPKGILIGKELANATGASVGDKIKLITSEETDLEMNVVGIFQSGFYEYDINMVLIPLKTAQYITYSDNSVGRLSIRLDNPYDAQELVLDIARKLPTDLYIGTWGEQNRALLSALTLEKTIMLVVFSLIAIVAGFLIWITLNTLVREKTKDIGIMRAMGFSKKNIMLIFLIQGIILGIIGIIIGIIVSMILLYYIKNYAVDLVSNIYYLKNIPIEISLKEIAVIVGANFVVILISSIFPAYRAARLENVEALRYE, translated from the coding sequence ATGATAGAATTTTTTATAGCAAAAAAACAGATGTTTGAAAGAAAAAAACAAAGTATTTTATCCATTGTAGGAGTTTTTATAGGAATTACAGTTTTAATAGTTTCACTTGGAGTTTCAAATGGACTAGATAAAAATATGATAAATAGTATATTATCCTTAACTAGCCATATAACTGTGTATTCTCCAGAAAATATCCCAGATTATGAAGAAATTTCTAAAAGTGTGGAGGAAGTAAAAGGTGTAAAAGGTGTTGTGCCTACAATAGAAACACAAGGAATAATAAAATATGAGGGTGGAATTGAACCTTATGTTGCAGGAGTAAAAGTTGTTGGTTATGATTTAGAAAAGGCTATTAAATCTATGAATTTAGAAGAATATATAATTGATGGGAAAATAGATTTAGAAGATCCAAAAGGAATTTTGATAGGAAAAGAATTAGCCAATGCAACAGGAGCAAGTGTTGGGGATAAAATAAAATTAATAACTTCTGAAGAAACTGATTTAGAAATGAATGTGGTTGGTATTTTTCAAAGTGGTTTTTATGAATATGATATAAATATGGTTCTTATACCACTTAAAACAGCACAATATATAACATATAGTGATAACTCTGTTGGAAGATTATCAATAAGATTGGATAATCCTTATGATGCACAAGAGCTTGTACTGGATATTGCAAGAAAACTTCCAACAGATTTATATATAGGAACTTGGGGAGAACAAAATAGAGCACTGCTTTCTGCTTTGACTTTGGAAAAGACTATAATGCTTGTAGTGTTTTCGCTTATAGCAATTGTTGCAGGTTTCTTGATATGGATAACTTTAAATACTCTTGTTAGAGAAAAAACAAAAGATATAGGAATTATGAGAGCTATGGGTTTTTCTAAAAAAAATATTATGTTAATATTTTTAATACAGGGTATAATTTTAGGGATAATAGGAATAATAATAGGGATAATAGTATCAATGATTTTACTTTACTATATTAAAAATTATGCAGTGGATTTAGTATCTAACATTTATTATTTAAAAAATATACCAATAGAAATTTCTTTAAAAGAAATAGCTGTTATTGTAGGTGCAAATTTTGTAGTAATTTTAATTTCTAGTATATTCCCTGCATATAGAGCTGCAAGACTTGAAAATGTGGAGGCACTTAGATATGAATAA